A single Calidifontibacter indicus DNA region contains:
- a CDS encoding ABC transporter permease: MSSTALAPSMRPYWKLFLAGIRQQATYRLAMLGGLIANATFGFLKTAILSATVVAGGGMVGGYDGAMMATYVWVGQGMLGSLNLNGRLDLAHRIKSGDVTTDFLRPLDVQAATVATEVGKAVYALLPRGVPSVVIGALFVGLGTPASPLTWLLAFVSLALGMIVSQTTVYVLATAGFWLIELRGLQTMYMMLSGFLAGLFVPVSLFPRWLEVLAHATPFPAMMQYPIGIFTEHGGPSGAWERLGAQCFWIAVTWVAGALLTRLGRHRLEVQGG, translated from the coding sequence GTGTCTTCCACTGCCCTCGCCCCCAGCATGCGGCCCTACTGGAAGCTCTTCCTCGCCGGCATCCGCCAGCAGGCCACCTACCGGCTCGCGATGCTCGGCGGCCTCATCGCCAATGCGACCTTCGGTTTCCTCAAGACCGCCATCCTGTCGGCAACGGTGGTCGCGGGCGGCGGCATGGTCGGCGGCTACGACGGCGCGATGATGGCGACGTACGTGTGGGTCGGTCAGGGCATGCTCGGCTCGCTCAACCTCAACGGACGGCTCGACCTGGCCCACCGGATCAAGTCGGGTGACGTCACCACCGACTTCCTGCGCCCGCTCGACGTGCAGGCCGCGACCGTCGCCACCGAGGTCGGTAAGGCCGTGTATGCGCTCCTGCCCCGCGGCGTCCCCAGCGTTGTGATCGGCGCGCTGTTCGTCGGGCTCGGCACCCCCGCCTCCCCGCTGACGTGGTTGCTCGCGTTCGTCAGCCTGGCGCTCGGCATGATCGTGTCGCAGACCACCGTCTACGTGCTCGCCACCGCCGGGTTCTGGCTGATCGAACTGCGCGGCCTGCAGACGATGTACATGATGCTGTCGGGCTTCCTCGCCGGGCTGTTCGTGCCCGTCTCGCTGTTTCCGCGCTGGCTCGAGGTGCTCGCGCACGCCACGCCGTTCCCGGCGATGATGCAGTATCCGATCGGCATCTTCACCGAACACGGCGGCCCCTCCGGTGCGTGGGAACGCCTTGGGGCGCAATGCTTCTGGATCGCCGTCACCTGGGTCGCGGGTGCGCTCCTGACTCGACTGGGCCGCCACAGACTCGAGGTGCAGGGCGGATGA
- a CDS encoding ABC transporter permease, producing the protein MITPRTAQFAPYRAVLASRVRSQRSYRTNFALDLASSALIGFIELAEIWVLFHNVGSLGGYSFKQILLVYGIADLAFSIADLFFGHCDDLPNYLRAGTLDVFYLRPQPILAQLIGSDISLKRITRAGVAIGCIVVAISIGDIQWTAAKVALFALSIVCAVLIFSAQFVSAAGLQFFLINGAEATNAYVYGGRYASTQVASVWSNPLKVIFGFFFPMAFAAFIPSLWLLDKPGPAMFPSWLAWCTPIMALWAWGAAMLCWRWGLRHYQGGGG; encoded by the coding sequence ATGATCACCCCACGCACCGCCCAGTTCGCGCCGTACCGCGCCGTGCTCGCCTCGCGGGTGCGTAGCCAGCGCTCCTACCGCACCAACTTCGCCCTCGACCTCGCGTCGTCGGCGCTGATCGGGTTCATCGAACTCGCCGAGATCTGGGTGCTGTTCCACAACGTCGGCTCGCTCGGCGGCTACTCGTTCAAGCAGATCCTGCTGGTCTACGGCATCGCCGACCTGGCGTTTTCGATCGCCGACCTGTTCTTCGGTCACTGCGACGACCTGCCCAACTACCTACGCGCGGGCACCCTGGACGTGTTCTACCTGCGTCCGCAACCGATCCTCGCCCAACTGATCGGCAGCGACATCTCGCTCAAACGGATCACCCGGGCAGGCGTCGCCATCGGCTGCATCGTGGTGGCGATCTCGATCGGCGACATCCAGTGGACGGCGGCGAAGGTGGCGCTGTTCGCGCTGAGCATCGTCTGCGCGGTGCTCATCTTCTCCGCGCAGTTCGTCTCGGCCGCGGGGTTGCAGTTCTTCCTGATCAACGGCGCCGAGGCCACCAATGCGTACGTCTACGGTGGGCGGTACGCCTCCACCCAGGTCGCGTCGGTGTGGTCGAACCCGTTGAAGGTGATCTTCGGGTTCTTCTTCCCGATGGCCTTCGCGGCGTTCATCCCGTCGCTGTGGTTGCTCGACAAGCCCGGGCCGGCAATGTTCCCCAGCTGGCTCGCCTGGTGCACCCCGATCATGGCGTTGTGGGCGTGGGGCGCGGCGATGCTGTGCTGGCGATGGGGACTTCGGCACTACCAAGGAGGCGGCGGATGA
- a CDS encoding MGMT family protein has protein sequence MTADLRAQVYEVVRLVPRGRVVSYGDIAGMFGINPRQVGRFLATSEPSEELPWWRVTNASGVLPKHLLDEARACWLEEGIALSAGGRGCCINSSRADLGDLADAAEERLGPLPGVSGPAADPGPEPD, from the coding sequence ATGACCGCCGACCTGCGCGCCCAGGTGTACGAGGTCGTGCGGCTCGTGCCACGCGGGCGGGTGGTGAGCTACGGCGACATCGCCGGCATGTTCGGCATCAACCCCCGCCAGGTCGGACGGTTCCTGGCCACCAGCGAGCCGTCCGAGGAGTTGCCGTGGTGGCGGGTCACGAACGCGTCCGGTGTGTTGCCGAAGCATCTGCTCGACGAGGCGCGCGCGTGCTGGTTGGAGGAGGGAATCGCCCTCAGCGCGGGCGGGAGAGGTTGCTGTATCAACAGCAGCCGCGCCGACCTGGGTGACCTGGCCGACGCGGCGGAAGAACGGTTGGGACCGTTGCCCGGGGTGAGCGGACCTGCCGCCGACCCCGGGCCCGAACCCGACTAG
- a CDS encoding ABC transporter ATP-binding protein: protein MIIETHGLTREFKRRAKGPTRTTLTAVDHLDLRVEPGESVGYIGANGAGKSTTIKMLVGILVPTSGHVRTCGLDPLKQRRELARRVGVVFGQRSQLWWDLPVRESFEILAAIHRLSPERANSRRDQLIDHLEMGEFLDTPVRQLSLGQRMRAEVAAALLHSPELVILDEPTIGLDVLSKQRLRDFLITERAEHGTTLLLTTHDMGDIERLCDRVLVVDHGKLAYDGTLPGLSAQVGAQRVLVVDLADAGPDLTSIPGATHLGSEADGMRQRLSFDPSATTAAALLAEVGARAELRDLTIEEPDIEDVVRRLYLSAR, encoded by the coding sequence ATGATCATCGAGACCCACGGACTCACCCGCGAGTTCAAGCGCCGCGCGAAGGGCCCGACCCGCACCACGCTCACCGCGGTCGACCACCTCGATCTGCGGGTCGAGCCGGGCGAGTCGGTCGGCTACATCGGTGCCAACGGGGCCGGCAAATCGACCACCATCAAGATGCTCGTCGGCATCCTCGTGCCCACCTCGGGCCACGTGCGCACCTGCGGGCTCGACCCGTTGAAGCAACGCCGCGAGCTCGCCCGCCGGGTGGGCGTCGTGTTCGGGCAGCGCTCGCAACTGTGGTGGGACCTCCCGGTGCGCGAGTCGTTCGAGATCCTCGCCGCCATCCACCGGCTGTCGCCCGAGCGTGCGAACTCCCGCCGCGACCAACTCATCGACCACCTGGAGATGGGCGAGTTCCTCGACACCCCCGTCCGTCAGTTGTCGCTGGGTCAGCGGATGCGCGCCGAGGTGGCCGCCGCACTGCTGCACTCCCCCGAACTGGTCATCCTCGACGAACCGACCATCGGCCTCGACGTGCTGTCGAAGCAGCGACTGCGCGACTTCCTCATCACCGAGCGGGCCGAGCACGGCACCACCCTGCTGCTCACCACCCACGACATGGGCGACATCGAGCGGCTGTGCGACCGGGTGCTGGTGGTCGACCACGGCAAGCTCGCCTACGACGGCACCCTGCCGGGGCTGTCCGCCCAGGTCGGCGCCCAACGGGTGCTCGTCGTCGACCTGGCCGATGCCGGCCCCGACCTCACCAGCATTCCCGGCGCCACACACCTGGGCAGCGAGGCCGACGGGATGCGGCAGCGGCTGTCGTTCGACCCGTCCGCCACGACCGCGGCCGCTTTGCTCGCCGAGGTCGGCGCCCGCGCCGAGTTGCGTGATCTCACCATCGAGGAGCCCGACATCGAGGACGTCGTGCGCCGCCTCTACCTGTCGGCGCGATGA